The following DNA comes from Methylophilus sp. 5.
ACAGGGTCTACAGCCAATTACTTTATTGAAGCACTGGCCGAGCGCCAGCGCACTGAAAGTTTACGCATCACCACTGTTGCCAGCTCCAATATCAGCATGATCAAGGCACAAAGCAGCGGCTTGACGGTGCTTAGCCTCTCACAACTGAGCCAGATCGACCTGTATGTAGATGGCGCCGACGAAATCACGCCAGACAACGCCCTGCTCAAAGGTCGCGGCTATGACCTGGTGATGGAAAAACTATTGGCGAAAGCCGCTAAACAATTTATTGTCGTCGCGGATAAAAGCAAACTGGTGAGCCGTATTGGTGAAAACTTTGCGATCCCGATTGAAGTCATACCCTTTGCCTGGCAAGCGGCCAAACGTAGCCTGGAGGCCATTGGTGGCGTAGGTGAGTTGCGCCAAAATGTCGCCAAAGATGGCTTGTCTATTAGCAGCCACGGTAGCCTGGTGCTGGATATGCGCTTTGATGCCAGCCTGGATGCAAATGCCTTGAATGCCTTAATTAACAACATCCCTGGCGTGGTTGAGCACGGCATTTTTGCCAAGTTGGCAAGCACCATCCTGATTGCAGACCAAGGCAAGATTGAGACGCGCGTTTAAGCGTTAACTCCCTGGTCTTATGCGTTTTTTTTCTGGCAAGTCAACGCACGCAGTATGGTTTAAGGCCATATTGGCCACGGTGTGTGCGACGTTACTGGCATGTAGTGACAATGGCAGCCAAAAGCATCTGGCGCAAGCCAAGGCCAAGCCTGATCCCTACACTATCCGCTTTGTCACTATCAACAGCCCCAGCACTTACTTTATAGATAGCCAAAACAATTATGCCGGGCTTGAGTATGACCTGGCCAAGCGCTTTGTCGAGTTTTTAGGGCCACCCTATAAACTCGAATTCATCGTTGTCGACAGCTTTGATAAAGTGTTCCCGACACTATTACGAGGCGATGCTGACATCGCCGCGGCTGATATTAGCATCACCCCCGCGCGTAAACGCCAGGTATTGTTTGGCCCGGCGTTTAACCAGGTGCAAGCCATGGTGGTGTATAACCGCGACAAAAACAATGAACCCAACAATGCCGAGGCCCTGTTTGAAAAACGCATCGTGCTGCCAAAAAGCACCAGTTTTGTCGAACGCATGCGTGAATTGCAGTCAAAATCGCCCACACTCACCTGGAAAGAAACCGACAAACTCAGCTCTGAACAGCTGATTGAAGCGGTGGCACGCAACGAGATAGACTTTACCGTCGCCGACAATCACCTGGTGGCCATCATGCAATACAACTATCCGCAACTGGATGCGGGCATGATGCTAGGCCAAGCCGACAAAATTGCCTGGGCGCTCAATAAATTACATGGTGAAGAACGGCTCGCACAAATGCAGGCTTTTTTCAAAAAAATAGAAAAAGACGGCACCTTACGTAATTTATTAGACCGTTATCACGGCCACACCAAGCGCTTAAAACCCGTGGATGTCACAGCCTTTTTAAGCAAGTCGCATACCCTGCTGCCTAAATATGTGCGGCTGTTTAAAAGCGCGCAAGAAATCACCGACATAGACTGGCGCCTGCTGGCAGCACTTAGCTATCAGGAATCACATTGGGACAACTACAGCACCTCACCGACCAATGTGCGCGGCCTGATGATGCTCACAGAACAAACCTCTAACATGATGAACGTCACCGATCGACTAGACCCCAAACAAAGCGTGATGGCGGGCGCCAAATTTTTGTTATGGATGAAAGACCGCATCCCCTCGCGCATCCCCGAACCAGACCGCACCTTTATGACCCTGGCCGCCTACAACAATGGCGTCGGCCACCTTGAAGACGCGCGCATCATCGCGCAAAAACTCGGCCTCAACCCCGATAGCTGGGCAGACGTAAAACGCGGCTATCAACTGCTGAATGACCCGGCTTATTATGTGAATGCCAGACATGGCTATTGTAGCTGTGGCGCACCCGTGATTTATACCGAGTTGGTACGCAGTTACTACCAGATCATGCAAAAATACTTCCCAACCTATGACCCTGGCGTAGACCCATACAAGATTGCAGAAACAAAAATGCCTTGGTTGTTAGCCAAGGCATCTTAAAACCAAATTTATTCTTACTCTGACCCCAATTCAATTCTTGAGCCCCCTGCAACAATATTGAGAGGTTTTTTGAACTCGATATTAACAGCAACAAACTTTCCTCCGTCAAAGAATTCGCCTATAGCTCTAAAAGCATCTTTAACTAAAAACATGACATCTTCTTTATTTGCTTTCAATGTCTCTGGCGTAAATATTTCATTAATTCTCCAGTGCATTGATGTACCTGATTCACCATATGTTCGGCCTAACGGATCTGCTGAAATTGAAATTAAATGCCCTTGCCAGTTCAATATATAATATTCAGTCTTGTCGGTTCCTTCGTAAGCCCCTCCAGCAGTTCCTGCAAGAATGATATAAGCATCGCGCTCTTTATCTACTGCCCACCTCCACAAAGTTGGTTTACTTCCATCAGCTTCAACTACCACATCAAATGGCAAGTTAACCTTCGCATCTTCCGGCATTTTTTCAGTGACGAACATTTTGATTCCTAACGTAAAATTGAACTATCAATCCTTATCGCGCTTTCTAAGTAGCTACTACATCAAACTCTTATGATCTACAAAACAACTCAGGCAGCCTAAGCAACAAGATTTTAAATCTATAAACCTTAAGTAAATATTGAATCAACTTCACCCAGTTGTACCACCGCATCGATCTGTAAACTGCTGGGGAGCTGATGTGTAATAAACACAATACTCACTTTACCTTTGAGCTTATTAATCGTCTGTACAAAATGCTCTGCGGTTTGTGGGTCAAGGTTGCTGACTGCTTCATCGAATATAAGAATATTAGGCTGCCCGCGTAGACCCATACAAGATTGCAGAAATAAAAATGCCTTGGTTGTTAGCCAAGGCATCTTAAAACCAAACTTGATCTTACGCTGACCCCAATTCATTACATTCTCATCAGGATTTAACTCCCATTTACCATTTATCAGTTGGGTCTATTCTTCTTTGTATTCTTCTATACGCAGGATTGCCGTTAAACTCTTTACTATTTTTTTCTTGTAGTGTGAGGTACTTAATCCCTTCAGGGCCATTAGATTTGATCAACATATTGACGTCATATATTTCTTCAGGAATATCTGCAAAAGGTATCCTTTCCCAATTGGAACCTTGCCAGACGAACCCAATAAACGGTGGTTTTGGTTTACCGTATTGTTTAAACTCTTGTTCTGTTGGAAATTCCCCCACAATATATAATTTTTTATTGTGAACATTCACGACGTTAGCCTTTAGATGCTCATTCCAAACAATAGGCTTATCACTAAACTCAGGTAAATTAATGGTCACCCAAGCCTCTCTGGCGATGCATGTAGCCCAGTTTCCGCCTGTGTAAGCTTCTGAACACTTTTTCTTCTGCGTGACTACTATCACACGCCCATCATTGAGTTTGACTTCTTCTTGCCACTCAACATAACTAGGACCACCCAACAAAGGCCTGCCTAGCATTGTGGAAATGCAGGCACTCAACAGTGATGCGCTAATAAATACAATCAAAATCTGCATGCATTTCTTGGCTACATTCGACTTCACTTAAACTCCTCTTCTTATCATTCATTCCCCATCACTGGGTTGGGGTGTGGGTGGTAACCAGCGTTTGCAAGATCAACTTGGTAATCCATCGTGTGGTTGTGGTTATTAATACACAGCTTTCATGCGGCGTACCGCAAGCGGGTACGCCCTACACAAAACAAACATGAATTAACACTTTGGCAATATTATCACCGTGCAATGGTTAGAGAATGTAGTGATGCATCTAAAAAAGTGATTAAATCATTTTGTTATAACGATTCGTATTGTGGACACGCAGAAACAAAAATGCCTTGGTTGTGAGCCAAGGCATTTTAATGACAACGGTGACGTATCGATTACACAGTCAGTGCTGTTTTACCGCCCATATAAGGCTGTAACACCTTAGGAATCGTCACGCTGCCATCGGCATTCTGGTTGTTCTCTAGCACCGCCACCAGCGTACGGCCGACTGCCAGGCCAGAGCCATTTAAAGTATGCAGTAACTCAGGTTTGCCATTGGCGTTGCGGAAACGCGCTTGCAAACGGCGTGCCTGGAAGGCTTCGCAGTTAGACACAGAAGAAATCTCACGGTAGGTATTTTGTGCGGGCAACCAAACTTCGAGGTCGTAGGTTTTGGCTGCGCCAAAGCCCATGTCGCCGGTACACAGCGAAACGACGCGGTAAGGCAATTCCAGTGCCTGCAAAATCGCTTCTGCATGGCCAACCATGTCTTCCAGCGCTTGATAGCTGGTTTCAGGATGCACAATCTGCACCATTTCGACTTTATCAAACTGGTGCTGACGGATCATGCCTTTGGTATCGCGGCCATAAGAGCCTGCCTCTGAGCGGAAGCATGGTGTATGAGCGGTGAGTTTAATTGGCAAGCTATCCGCCGCGACAATTTCATCGCGCACGGTGTTGGTCAGCGTGACTTCTGAGGTAGGGATCAAATACAGCTTGCTGTCGTTGTGCGGTGTGACGAACAAGTCTTCTTCAAACTTGGGCAATTGACCGGTACCCACCAGGGTCTCACGGTTGACCATATAAGGCGTGTAGCACTCGGTATAACCATGTTTGTCAGTTTGCGTATCCAGCATAAACTGGGCAATCGCGCGGTGCAGTTTGGCAATTTGCCCTTTCATCAAGGTAAAGCGTGCACCAGACAATTTGGCGCCGGTATCAAAATCCAGGCCCAATGGCGCACCGACGTCGGCATGGTCTTTGACTTCAAAATCAAAGCTGCGTGGCGTGCCCCAGCGACGAGCCTCTACGTTTTGGCTTTCATCTTGACCAACCGGTACGCTTTCGTGCGGCAAGTTAGGCACATTCAGCATCAGTGTCTGCATGCTGGCTTGAATCTCAGCCAACTGCGCTTCTGCTGCTTTTAATTCATCGCCCAAGCCAGCGACTTCAGCCAAAATCGCACTGACGTCTTCGCCTTTAGACTTGGCAATGCCGATTTGCTTAGAAGCCGCATTGCGCTTGGCTTGCAGGTTTTCAGTATTGGTCTGTATGGTTTTACGCTGTGCTTCGAGGGCCTTGAACTCTTCGGCAGGAAACACGAACTTACGTGCTGCCAGACGGGCGACGACATTGTCCAGATCATTTCTCAGTTGTTGTATATCTAACATGGGTTCTTTCTTTATTTTAGCCACAGAGGCCACGGAGTTCACAGAGAAAACCGTTTTACTCCATTGACCAATTTAGGCTCTGCAAAATTAATCAACAGGCCGCGCTTGAGACCTGTTGATTTTAAATATGAAATCAATTGTGCCTGTGCAAACTCTGGCAGTTTCAATTGCGCTTTTAACTCTACAATCACTTCGCCATGCACCAGTAAATCAAGGCGCTGCCCTTGTATCACTACACCTTTATACGATATATATACTGCAACCTGACGCTGGTATGCAATACCACGCAAATCAAGTTCATGACAAAGGGCAGTTTCATATACACATTCAAGTAAACCGACGCCAAGCTCACGATGTACCTCAATCGCCGCTCCGATAATCTGACCCGTCAAATCATCCATATTGGTTTTCTCTGTGAACTCTGTGCCCTCTGTGGCTAGACTATTTTTTGGCTTTTCTATCTAATTCTTTGAGGTGCTGTAATTTTTCGCCTATTTTACCTTCCAATCCACGTGGTGTGGGTTGGTAAAAAGGTTGTGGTTCCAAATCATCCGGAAAGTAATGCTCGCCTGCGGCATACGCGCCAGGCTCATTGTGCGCATAACGGTACTCTTTACCGTAGTCGAGCGCTTTCATCAGTTTGGTTGGCGCGTTTCTGAGATGCAGTGGTACCGCGCGTGATTTATCCTGCGCGACAAAGGCCTTGGCCTGATTGTAGGCCATATAGCCAGCATTACTTTTTGCGGCCACAGCCAGGTAAATCACGGCTTGCGCTAGCGCTAGCTCGCCTTCGGGGCTACCCAGGCGCTCAAACGTCAGGGCTGCATCGTTGGCAATCTGCATGGCACGCGGGTCTGCTAAACCAATATCCTCCCAGGCCATGCGGATGATGCGCCGTGCCAGGTATAAAGGCTCAGCACCACCATCGAGCATACGCATCAGCCAATACAGCGCGGCATCCGGGTTAGAGCCGCGCACGGATTTGTGCAAGGCAGAAATCTGGTCGTAAAAAGCTTCGCCACCTTTATCAAACCGGCGTAATTTACTCGCCATGGTCGACTGCAGAAACGTTTCATCGATGCTGCTGATATTGCCTGCTAACGCACCATTGAACAGGCTTTCGGCAAAGTTGAGCAAGCGCCTGGCATCGCCATCGGCGTAGGCCAGCACCTGCTCGGTCACAGCATCGGTTAATTGCACGTCTGGGGCCACTTTAAGCCTCGCACGCTCAAGCAGTTCACCCAGCTCTGGCTCAGTTAAGGCATTGAGCACAAATACCTGGGCGCGGCTCAGCAACGCACTATTCACTTCAAATGAAGGATTCTCGGTAGTGGCGCCGATAAAGGTAATCAAGCCGCTTTCAACAAAAGGCAAAAAGGCATCTTGCTGCCCCTTGTTAAAGCGGTGCACTTCATCCACAAACAAAATGGTGTTGCGGCCAGTTTGCTGCAACGTGAGTTCGGCACGCTCTACCGCTTCGCGAATATCTTTAATGCCCGACAACACGGCAGATAAAGGCACAAACTCGGCCTCTGCCGTTTGCGCAATCAAGCGAGCCAAAGTGGTCTTGCCCACACCTGGCGGCCCCCACAAAATCATGGAGGGCAATTTACCAGACTCAAATGCGCGGCGCAGCGGCTTGCTTTCACCCAGTAAATGGGTTTGGCCGACTACTTCATCGAGCGTTTTTGGCCGTAATTGCTCGGCAAGCGGGACTGAAGATGGCGTGTGTGGTTCAAACAGGGAGGACATAACGACTATATGATGCGCGAGCGACTATTCGCCCACCACATCTACCCCTTTAGGCACCGAGAATAGAAATTGATTGGTGTTTAAGCCAAGATTGACCTCGACATTAGTGAACACGATGTGTGTGCTTTGGCCAAAGGCATCCACCAGGCGCATTTCGGCCAGTTTGCTATGGTCAAACGAAATAATCACCACCTGAAAACCGCTGTCTTTCTGCTTGGGCTTGGCTTGTACGCGTTGCATGCCTTCAAAATCGAGCAGTCGCGTCAACCGGAAATTTTCTTCGACATTGGGGCCTCCTGCCAGTAAAGCTGCCGGGCTGGTGCCCAAGACTTTATCCACTGTACGTACGGTGACTTGTTGCAAATCGACATCAAACAGAAATACCTGGCGGCCATCACTAATGATCTGCTGTTCATAGGGCTTTTGATAATCCCAGCGAAACTTGTTCGGTCGCTGCAACAACATGGTGCCATTGACCTCTTGCAGCTTGCGCCCTTTTTGGTCAAACACGGTTTGCTTGAAGTTGGCACGCATGGCGTGGGTGCTTTGATAAAACTGTTTTAAATCGTCAACGCCATCGGCCAATGCCGCTGACATGACACACCAGCTACTTAACGCGATTAGCGTCTTGACTAATCCTTTATTCATGGTCCCCTCCAGCCTTCACTAACACTTCACGATTGCCATTACTTTGCATGGCCGAGACCAGTCCGGCACGTTCCATATCTTCAATTAATCTGGCCGCACGGTTATAGCCTATGCGCAACTGGCGTTGCACAGAAGATATAGACGCGCGACGGGTTTTAAGCACAATCGCCACCGCTTCATCATACAGAGGGTCTTTTTCACCACCGGCATCGTTGCCGCCCGGTAACCCTTCCAGATCGCCGCCCTCGGTCTCATTGGTGAGAATACCCTCAATGTAGTTTGGTTCGCCCTGCGCCTTGAGGAAGTTAACCACATTATGCACTTCGCCATCACTGACAAAAGCACCGTGAATACGCTGCGGGTAACCGCTACCCGGTGGCAGGTACAACATATCGCCCTGCCCCAGCAGGGTTTCTGCGCCCATTTGATCGAGAATCGTGCGTGAGTCAATTTTGCTTGATACCTGAAACGCCACCCGGGTTGGCACGTTGGCTTTAATCAGGCCAGTAATCACGTCAACCGATGGACGTTGGGTGGCGAGCACCAGGTGAATGCCCGAGGCACGCGCTTTTTGCGCCAGGCGTGCAATCAGCTCTTCCACCTTTTTGCCCACCACCATCATCAAGTCGGCCAGCTCATCAATCATCACCACGATCAACGGCATTTCGTCCAATGGCTCTGGCTCATCCGGCGTTAAACTAAACGGATGCGGAATCGACACCCCCTGCTTTTTCGCCTCTTGAATCTTTTGGTTATAGCCCGCCAGATTACGCACACCCAGGGTAGACATCAATTTATAACGCCGCTCCATCTCAGCCACACACCAGGTCAAGGCGTTGGCGGCCTGGCGCATGTCAGTCACCACCGGCGCCAACAGATGCGGGATGCCTTCGTATACGGACAGTTCCAGCATTTTCGGGTCTATGAGAATCATGCGGACGCGACTGGCTTCAGACTTATACAATAAGCTTAGAATCAGCGCATTAATGGCCACCGACTTACCAGAGCCGGTAGTACCCGCCACCAGCACATGCGGCATTTTAGCCAAGTCGGCCACTATCGGCTTGCCAGCAATATCTTTACCCATGGCAATGGCCAAAGGTGAGGTTAAATCGGCATAGGCCTGGCTACCCATGATTTCAGACAGCGAGACAATCTGGCGCTTGGGGTTAGGGATTTCGAGCCCCATATAACTCTTGCCAGGGATGGTTTCGACCACGCGTACACTGATCACAGACAAGGCGCGTGCCAGGTCTTTGGCCAGATTAGTGATTTGGCTACCTTTGACGCCGGGCGCAGGGTCTAGCTCATAACGTGTAATCACCGGCCCGGGTTGGGCGGTCACGACTTTCACTTCAATGCCAAAGTCCATCAATTTGCGCTCAATTAAACGCGACGTGAAGTCCAGCGTTTCGGCAGATTGCAACTCAACCGACTGATTAGGCGCATCCAGCAAATGTAATGGC
Coding sequences within:
- the rpiA gene encoding ribose-5-phosphate isomerase RpiA; the protein is MNDKQAVALEAASYVKNDMIVGLGTGSTANYFIEALAERQRTESLRITTVASSNISMIKAQSSGLTVLSLSQLSQIDLYVDGADEITPDNALLKGRGYDLVMEKLLAKAAKQFIVVADKSKLVSRIGENFAIPIEVIPFAWQAAKRSLEAIGGVGELRQNVAKDGLSISSHGSLVLDMRFDASLDANALNALINNIPGVVEHGIFAKLASTILIADQGKIETRV
- the mltF gene encoding membrane-bound lytic murein transglycosylase MltF, encoding MRFFSGKSTHAVWFKAILATVCATLLACSDNGSQKHLAQAKAKPDPYTIRFVTINSPSTYFIDSQNNYAGLEYDLAKRFVEFLGPPYKLEFIVVDSFDKVFPTLLRGDADIAAADISITPARKRQVLFGPAFNQVQAMVVYNRDKNNEPNNAEALFEKRIVLPKSTSFVERMRELQSKSPTLTWKETDKLSSEQLIEAVARNEIDFTVADNHLVAIMQYNYPQLDAGMMLGQADKIAWALNKLHGEERLAQMQAFFKKIEKDGTLRNLLDRYHGHTKRLKPVDVTAFLSKSHTLLPKYVRLFKSAQEITDIDWRLLAALSYQESHWDNYSTSPTNVRGLMMLTEQTSNMMNVTDRLDPKQSVMAGAKFLLWMKDRIPSRIPEPDRTFMTLAAYNNGVGHLEDARIIAQKLGLNPDSWADVKRGYQLLNDPAYYVNARHGYCSCGAPVIYTELVRSYYQIMQKYFPTYDPGVDPYKIAETKMPWLLAKAS
- a CDS encoding DNA translocase FtsK translates to MFFNKKKVANVRLEKVSTEKQQRDAKLLREVSWIALAALGVFLAVILATYSHEDPGWTHAVGEHDTIHNAGGAVGAWVSDIFLSLFGFSSWWFVVLAFYMVWLMYQRLHLEPVEKHDWWLNGVGFALMLLASAALESGHLVSFPADFPLKQGGVIGSGIDHLLRNMFGFAGSTMLLLVLFAIAFSLFTSWSLITMSEQLGEWMIQFYQWSLLKYQDWQDRKVGRQVLQAREEFVEAERKRVEDRKPVEITVPEVVIEPSERVVKEKQAVLFAAIEQEGLPPLHLLDAPNQSVELQSAETLDFTSRLIERKLMDFGIEVKVVTAQPGPVITRYELDPAPGVKGSQITNLAKDLARALSVISVRVVETIPGKSYMGLEIPNPKRQIVSLSEIMGSQAYADLTSPLAIAMGKDIAGKPIVADLAKMPHVLVAGTTGSGKSVAINALILSLLYKSEASRVRMILIDPKMLELSVYEGIPHLLAPVVTDMRQAANALTWCVAEMERRYKLMSTLGVRNLAGYNQKIQEAKKQGVSIPHPFSLTPDEPEPLDEMPLIVVMIDELADLMMVVGKKVEELIARLAQKARASGIHLVLATQRPSVDVITGLIKANVPTRVAFQVSSKIDSRTILDQMGAETLLGQGDMLYLPPGSGYPQRIHGAFVSDGEVHNVVNFLKAQGEPNYIEGILTNETEGGDLEGLPGGNDAGGEKDPLYDEAVAIVLKTRRASISSVQRQLRIGYNRAARLIEDMERAGLVSAMQSNGNREVLVKAGGDHE
- a CDS encoding replication-associated recombination protein A, whose amino-acid sequence is MSSLFEPHTPSSVPLAEQLRPKTLDEVVGQTHLLGESKPLRRAFESGKLPSMILWGPPGVGKTTLARLIAQTAEAEFVPLSAVLSGIKDIREAVERAELTLQQTGRNTILFVDEVHRFNKGQQDAFLPFVESGLITFIGATTENPSFEVNSALLSRAQVFVLNALTEPELGELLERARLKVAPDVQLTDAVTEQVLAYADGDARRLLNFAESLFNGALAGNISSIDETFLQSTMASKLRRFDKGGEAFYDQISALHKSVRGSNPDAALYWLMRMLDGGAEPLYLARRIIRMAWEDIGLADPRAMQIANDAALTFERLGSPEGELALAQAVIYLAVAAKSNAGYMAYNQAKAFVAQDKSRAVPLHLRNAPTKLMKALDYGKEYRYAHNEPGAYAAGEHYFPDDLEPQPFYQPTPRGLEGKIGEKLQHLKELDRKAKK
- a CDS encoding GxxExxY protein; its protein translation is MDDLTGQIIGAAIEVHRELGVGLLECVYETALCHELDLRGIAYQRQVAVYISYKGVVIQGQRLDLLVHGEVIVELKAQLKLPEFAQAQLISYLKSTGLKRGLLINFAEPKLVNGVKRFSL
- the lolA gene encoding outer membrane lipoprotein chaperone LolA, with product MNKGLVKTLIALSSWCVMSAALADGVDDLKQFYQSTHAMRANFKQTVFDQKGRKLQEVNGTMLLQRPNKFRWDYQKPYEQQIISDGRQVFLFDVDLQQVTVRTVDKVLGTSPAALLAGGPNVEENFRLTRLLDFEGMQRVQAKPKQKDSGFQVVIISFDHSKLAEMRLVDAFGQSTHIVFTNVEVNLGLNTNQFLFSVPKGVDVVGE
- the serS gene encoding serine--tRNA ligase; the encoded protein is MLDIQQLRNDLDNVVARLAARKFVFPAEEFKALEAQRKTIQTNTENLQAKRNAASKQIGIAKSKGEDVSAILAEVAGLGDELKAAEAQLAEIQASMQTLMLNVPNLPHESVPVGQDESQNVEARRWGTPRSFDFEVKDHADVGAPLGLDFDTGAKLSGARFTLMKGQIAKLHRAIAQFMLDTQTDKHGYTECYTPYMVNRETLVGTGQLPKFEEDLFVTPHNDSKLYLIPTSEVTLTNTVRDEIVAADSLPIKLTAHTPCFRSEAGSYGRDTKGMIRQHQFDKVEMVQIVHPETSYQALEDMVGHAEAILQALELPYRVVSLCTGDMGFGAAKTYDLEVWLPAQNTYREISSVSNCEAFQARRLQARFRNANGKPELLHTLNGSGLAVGRTLVAVLENNQNADGSVTIPKVLQPYMGGKTALTV